Below is a window of Pseudarthrobacter equi DNA.
TTCGGCCGCCGTGCGCACAATGACGCCCGCCTGCTCGGGCAGGCGGTCCTTGAGGATGCGCTTGAGCCGGTTCCGCTCGACGTCGGGCAGCTTGCGGGAGATTCCGGTCATGGAACCGCCGGGGACGTACACGAGGTAGCGGCCCGGCAGCGAGATTTGGCTGGTCAGGCGGGCGCCCTTGTGGCCCACGGGGTCCTTGGTCACCTGGACCAGGACGGTGTCGCCTGACTTCAGCGCGTTCTCGATACGGCGCTGCTTGCCTTCAAGGTTGACGGCTTCCCAGTTCACTTCGCCCGCGTAAAGGACGGCGTTGCGGCCGCGTCCGATGTCCACGAAGGCAGCCTCCATGGAGGGCAGCACGTTCTGGACTTTGCCCAGGTAGACGTTGCCGATCAGCGAGTCCTGCTGGGTCTTGGAGACAAAGTGCTCGGCCAGGACGCCGTCCTCGAGGACGCCAATCTGGATTCTGTCGTCGCGCTGGCGGACGATCATCTGCCGGTCCACGGATTCGCGGCGGGCCAGGAACTCCGCTTCGGTGATGACGGTGCGGCGCCGGCCCGTGTCCCGGGATTCGCGGCGGCGCTGCTTCTTGGCTTCCAGTCGGGTGGAGCCCTTAACGCTGGTCACCCGGTTGCTGGCGGGCGCCTCGCTGACGGCACGCGGTGCGCGCACGCGGGTAACGGTGTTGGGCGGATCGTCGTCGTTGCCGCCGGTCAGTTCGAGGTCCTGGTCACCGCGGCGGCGGCGACGACGACGGCGGGACGTCACGCCGTCCTCGGCCGGACCGGCTTCTTCCTCGTCCGATTCGTCGGCGGCGTCATCCGCCTCGGAGCCACCGGTTCCGGCGTCGTCGCGCTCGTCCAGACGGCTGCGCCCCCGGCGGCCACGGCTGCGGCGCCGGCGGCGGCTGGAGGATTCCTCGGATTCGTTGTCCTCGGCGTCGTCTTCGTCCTCGGCCTCCTCCGCTGCGGCGGCGGGCGTAGCGGGGCGGACGACGGTGCTCAGGTCCGGTGCCTGGAACAGCATGGAAGTGGGCGAGCCGGGCTCAAGGAACAGGGAGGCAAACGCGCCCGGTTCCTCGCCAGCCGCGGTAGCTTCGGCGGCTTCGGCGGCTTCGGCCGGCGTCGCAGCGGATTCTCCTGCTGCAGCGGCAGCTGCCGTGCCGGGGGCCTGCTCCGGGGCGGCCTCGGCTGCGGTTTCGACGGCGGTAAGTTCCTGTTCGGCGGGCTTCTCTGCTGCTGCCTCTACGGCCGCCTCCCGGGCCACGGCGCCCTGGTCCGCCGTTTCAGCGTCCAGCGCGGCAGCGGTGACGGGCAGTTCCTGGGCAGGGGCCGGCGTTTCGGCGGGGGCCAGCGTTTCTGCAGGTGCCCCCGCAGGAGCAGCTTTCCTCGTGGCAACGCGACGGCGGCGGACCGGCTTGGTCTCGGTGGGTTCCGCGGGTACTTCGCTGGCAGCAGGCGCTTCTGCGGCGGTGGCAGCTTCGGCGGGGGCAGCGTCAGCGGCCGCACCGGCTTCCGTGGAGTCTGCATCGGTGGCAAAGGCAGGCAGCGGCTCGGCGGCGTCTGCCTTCTTCTTGGCCCGGGGCCGGCGCACGGCGGTTTTGGCCGGGGCTGAGGGGGCACCCTCATTGCCGGCCGACGCAACGGCGGTTGGGGCATCGTTCGGAGCCACCTCGGCGGCGGCTGCGGCTACGGCGTCATCGGCCTTCGGCGCTGCCTTGCGTCGGGTCCGGGGAGCCTTTTTGGGTTCGGCCGCGGCTTCCACAGCCGGTTCAACCTCGTTAACGGAAAGCTCAGTTTCATTGTTCATCTGTGGCAACACTCCTGCCCCTGACGTACCGCCACATCCGGCACCCATTGGGGCACATATTGTCAAAACCCGCAGGCGCTGACAGAAGTCAAGTGGATGCTCCCAGGTTCGCACCGGCAATGGGGTGCGGCAGCCCGTAGGAGCCAGTGGAAAGTTCTGAAACCCGTTGTTCTACATGCCACAACCAGGTGCCGTCCAATGGAGATTGCGGGAGTGTCGGAACAATCCGAAGCCTGCCCTGCTCGTCATTGGCGGTCTTGGGAACAAACCACCGGACCGGAGACCGAATGTGGTTCGGCTTCCAGCCACGTTCATTCTCTCACACGCGGGGTAAATCACGTGGGAAGGTGCCGCGGGCTTTCTGTTCCCTGGGCGTTGCGTCCAGCCGCCGGCGTTACAATCAGGCTCAGGAGCACCGGACGAAAAGGACGCCATACCAATGCCCAGCATCTCCCCCGTCAGCGGCACGCCAGCCCAGGAGCGGACCACCACCCCGGACAGCGCCCCGGCGGCTAATACGCCGGTGATGGCCCGGAACCGGCCCTTCGGCTGGCTCCTGGTGATTACCGGAGTTATCGGCTGGCTCGCTTCCGGAACCCTGGTCCTGGAAAAGCTCGCGGTGCTGCAGGATCCCAACCACACCACCGTGTGCGATGTAAACCCGTTTATCTCCTGCGGCGAAGTGATGAAGACCTGGCAGAGCTCACTCTTTGGCTTCCCCAACATGTTCATCGGGATCGTGGCGTTCGCCATCATCATTACCGTGGGCATGGCCCTGTTGTCCGGCGCCACGTTTGCCCGCTGGTACTGGATCGGGCTGCAGGCCGGCGTTACCCTCGGCTTCATCTTC
It encodes the following:
- a CDS encoding Rne/Rng family ribonuclease — encoded protein: MNNETELSVNEVEPAVEAAAEPKKAPRTRRKAAPKADDAVAAAAAEVAPNDAPTAVASAGNEGAPSAPAKTAVRRPRAKKKADAAEPLPAFATDADSTEAGAAADAAPAEAATAAEAPAASEVPAEPTETKPVRRRRVATRKAAPAGAPAETLAPAETPAPAQELPVTAAALDAETADQGAVAREAAVEAAAEKPAEQELTAVETAAEAAPEQAPGTAAAAAAGESAATPAEAAEAAEATAAGEEPGAFASLFLEPGSPTSMLFQAPDLSTVVRPATPAAAAEEAEDEDDAEDNESEESSSRRRRRSRGRRGRSRLDERDDAGTGGSEADDAADESDEEEAGPAEDGVTSRRRRRRRRGDQDLELTGGNDDDPPNTVTRVRAPRAVSEAPASNRVTSVKGSTRLEAKKQRRRESRDTGRRRTVITEAEFLARRESVDRQMIVRQRDDRIQIGVLEDGVLAEHFVSKTQQDSLIGNVYLGKVQNVLPSMEAAFVDIGRGRNAVLYAGEVNWEAVNLEGKQRRIENALKSGDTVLVQVTKDPVGHKGARLTSQISLPGRYLVYVPGGSMTGISRKLPDVERNRLKRILKDRLPEQAGVIVRTAAEGASEEELTHDINRLRAQWEGIESQSSSTKVLAPELLYGEPDLTIKVVRDVFNEDFSKLIVSGEDAWDTIEAYVTYVAPDLVGRLEKWTKDQDIFAAWRIDEQIHKALERKVFLPSGGSLVIDRTEAMTVVDVNTGKFTGSGGNLEETVTKNNLEAAEEVVRQLRLRDIGGIIVIDFIDMVLESNRDLVLRRMVECLGRDRTKHQVAEVTSLGLVQMTRKRMGTGLLEVFGEQCEACAGRGVVTHDDPVEHRRANIVAAEQHVHRSDNRSDSRTNGNRNEGNRSEGQRSEGQRNEGQRTDSSQEGTRGERKRRRGRGGQPVEQAPAPAAVAAHPVQPDPHEAERHAKAEATRLALANIAAAAHAAHLHDDEVAARLAPAQQDAGTTEKHDDGTPARPAAVLTFGGEKVALPFVEHADEHQASPALSLDRLAEAFAHLGQPASPVGSQPQESGTAQAAPATPEPAEAAVAAPQQPVAPAAPDLSRQRRPRRNRSASRAQGAANETTVEHHENVPSASEGHSHAAKAPQPAAPAEPAAKADAPIILGVGVPASEL
- a CDS encoding vitamin K epoxide reductase family protein, which gives rise to MPSISPVSGTPAQERTTTPDSAPAANTPVMARNRPFGWLLVITGVIGWLASGTLVLEKLAVLQDPNHTTVCDVNPFISCGEVMKTWQSSLFGFPNMFIGIVAFAIIITVGMALLSGATFARWYWIGLQAGVTLGFIFVVWLWSQALYDIHVLCPFCMIVWAAMIPLFVWTTIRNISAGVIPVPSGAARVVGDSGWIIVALIYVGVIASIFFAFIQVFAGTSGF